The Streptomyces sp. NBC_00510 genomic interval CTCGCCCCGGCCCTCGCCGCGGGCAACGCCGTCGTCATCAAGCCGGCCGAACAGACCCCGGCCTCCATCCACTTCTGGATGAGCCTGATCGCCGACCTGCTGCCGCCCGGCGTGGTCAACATCGTCAACGGCTTCGGCGTCGAGGCCGGCAAGCCGCTCGCCTCCAGCCCGCGCGTCGCCAAGGTCGCCTTCACCGGCGAGACCACCACCGGCCGGCTCATCATGCAGTACGCCTCGCAGAACCTGAGGCCCGTCACCCTGGAGCTGGGCGGCAAGAGCCCCAACATCTTCTTCGACGACGTCTCCAGCGCCGACGACGACTTCTACGACAAGGCGCTCGAGGGCTTCACGATGTTCGCCCTCAACCAGGGCGAGGTCTGCACCTGCCCGTCCCGCGCGCTGATCCAGGGCGGCCACTACAACGCCTTCCTCGAGGCGGCCGTCACCCGCACCGAGAAGATCGTCCAGGGCCACCCGCTGGACATCTCCACCATGATCGGCGCCCAGGCCTCCAACGACCAGCTGGAGAAGATCCTCTCCTACTTCGACATCGGCCAGCAGGAAGGCGCCAAGGTCCTCACCGGCGGCGAACGCGCCGACCTGGGCGGCGAACTGGCCGGCGGCTACTACGTCCGGCCGACCATCCTCGAGGGCGACAACCGCATGCGCGTCTTCCAGGAGGAGATTTTCGGCCCCGTCGTCGCCGTCACCTCCTTCGGCGACTTCGACGACGCCATCGCCACCGCCAACGACACCCTCTACGGCCTCGGCGCCGGCGTGTGGACCCGCGACGGCAGCACCGCCTACCGCGCAGGCCGCGCGATCCAGGCGGGCCGGGTGTGGACCAACTGTTACCACGCCTACCCGGCGCATGCCGCCTTCGGCGGCTACAAGCAGTCGGGCATCGGCCGCGAGACGCACAAGATGATGCTCGACCACTACCAGCAGACCAAGAACCTGCTGGTCAGCTACTCCCCGAAGAAGCTCGGCTTCTTCTAGGCCGCCACCTGACAGGGGTGCCTGGCCCGGCAGGGCCAGGCACCCCTGTCAGGTGTGGGTGAGGCGGACGCAGGCCGCGGCGACTTCGCGGAGGTCGCCGGTGCGGCGCAGCAGGTCGCGTTGGACGCGGGCACCGTTGCCGGTCTTGAGGAGTCCGGCGAGGGCGTCCTGCGCGGGGACCAGGTCGCCGTTGTCCTCCAGGGCGTCGCGTACGCGGTCGAACAGCGCGCGGACCACGGCCTCGGCCGGGGCGGGCTCCATGGTCACCGGGTGGACCAGGCGGCCGTCGATGCCCTCGCGGGCCGCCCGCCAGGTCGCCAGCCGCAGCAGGGCCACGCCGTGCGCCGACGGCGGCTCACCGGCCCGCCACGCGCGGGCCGCGGTCTCCACCAGCGCCCGCACCAACGTCGCCAGCAACGCGGTACCGGACGCGTCCAGGCACACGTCCGCGACGCGGACCTCGACGGTGGGGTAGGTGTGCGACAGCCGGGCGTCGAAGTACACCATGCCCTCATCGCGCAGCGCGCCGGTGGCGATCATGGACCGCACCAGCTCGTGGTAGGCGGCGGCGGAACCGAACGGCTCCACCGGACCGGCCGACGGCCACCTGCCCCACACCCGGCTGCGGTAGCTCGCGTAGCCGCTGTCCCGGCCCTGCCAGAACGGCGAGTTCCCGCTGAGCGCCAGCAACACCGGCAGCCAGCAGCGGATCCGGTCCAGGACCGCGACGCCCTCCTCGTCGGACTCCACCGACACATGGACGTGACAGCCACACGTCAGCTGCTCCTGCGCGGTCAGCCCGTACCGCTCCCGCAGCCACCCGTACCGCTCCCCGGTGCTCAGCTGTGGGCTCACCGGCAACGGCGACGTCGCCAGCGCCGCCACCGCGCCACCGGACTCCTCAGCGTGCCGTGCCGCCTCCGCCCGCCACCGCACGATCTCCGCCGCCAGGTCCTCCATCCGCGACTGCGGCCGGGTGGCGAACTCCACCTGCTGACGCTGCAGTTCCGCCTCGAACACCTGGCGGCCCGCCGTGCCGTCACGGCGGGCCGACGCCAGCACCGCCGTCGACAACGCCCGCGGCTCCCCGGACTCCGCGTCCAGCAGCAGGAGTTCCTCCTCCACACCGACCGTGCGCAACGCTTCTCCTTCCCGGCGGCCGCGGGGGACGCGGACGCGACTCAGGCAAGCACCGAATCGTCCTCCGGGCGGGCCCCCGGCAGCCGCAGCCGCGCCGCGATCAGCGCCGTGTCGACGTCCCGCGTGCCGGTCGCCACGCACAGCGTGTACGAGACGTCCGCCATCCGGCGGCGCACCTCGGGGTCCCCAGGGCCGAGCATCCTCAGCGTCTCGTAACGGTCGACCAGGTCGTTCAGCACGGCGGGGTGGGCCAGCAGCACATCGTCCTCCTGCGGGGCGGTTCATGGGGTCAAGCCGCGTACCTGGCTGCCGCCTACCCCGGCTTCGTCCGGGCACGCAGGGGGAGCGCGGTGCGGGATCAGCGGCGGGTCCGCTCCGGCAGGGCGGTGACGATGATCTCGCGGGTCGCCGTGCGGTCCTCGACCGTGCGGAACCCGGCGAGGGCCAGCGCGTCCAGCACCGCCCTGTGGAGCGGGCGGCGGTGCGGCCCGGCCGCATGCCGCGCCGTCACATCGGTGCCGAGGAGGGTGCCCCAGCGCACGACCACGCCCCGCGGCCCCGCCTCCACGACGGGACGGTCCTCGCCGCCCGTGTGCTGTGCGAGCGGCAGGCCCGCGTCCAGCAGGGCCAGGCACACCGCCGTGTACAGGCGCCGGACGTCCGCGCCGAGCCGATGGGCCGACGGGCGGGACGGGGTGAGCGCGCCGCGGTTGCCGGTGAGGTCGAGCAGCCGCAGGACGGTGTCGCTCACGGCGGTCACGGTCAGCGTCCGGTGCGCGGCCATGGCGCGGTTGCGCAGCTCCAGCAGGGCGTTCAGCCCCGCGCCGTCGCAACCGGTGACGTCGCGCAGGTCCAGGTCGAGGCCGTCCCCCGCCTCCAGGGCGGCGAAGAGGGCGTGGCGCACTTCCGGCGCGGTCGCGGCGTCGAGCTCGCCGATCAGGACGGCTTCGGTGCGCGCCGCGCCGCGGGGACTGAGCAGGATGGTCAGGCGCGTATGGGACTCGTGCTGCCCGGCGAGTTCGGGTCCCGCGGGAACGGAGTGCACCCGCAGATCGGGAAACCGGTCCGACATGCCGTACCTCCTGCACTTTCGCTGCTCGCCGGTGCGTGCACCATCTCGGCGTGGAGTGATCGGAAAACGTGAACGACACCCGGAGGCCCGCATGAACATTTCCGGGCAAAGGGGTGACATCGGCATGATATGTGCTGGAGGGCGGGTTGGCGCCCGGTGTGCCGGGAGCGTCCGTCCGCGCGTCGCGACGGGGCCGCCCTCCCGGTCGGCGGTCGTACGCGGGCACCGAGGGGGCGGGGCTCAGGGAGCCGGGGCCTGAGCGAGCCTGTCCAGGCGGTTCACGGGCAGGGTGGCCCCGCCCGCGGGGTTCCGGGAGGAGTACCCGCCGTGGTTGATCAGGTGGCCGCCCGCGGTCGTGATCCTGGCGCACGGGACCGCACGGCCCCTGCTCCGCCGACAGGGCGGCGGCCGCGAGCCGCTCGGGCCCACCGACCCGGATGCGCGCAGTTGTGCAGGTGCCCGACCCAGAACAGATGGGTGTCGAAGAGGCGGTGGGAGGCCGGCCCCGCCACAGAGCCGGCCCTCCGGGAGTCCGGTTCCGAGAAGCCACACGGATGGGGACACCCACCACCGTAGGGGCCGCCACTGACAACCGGCGGGTGCAGCAACGTCCGCCCCGGGGGGGGGGCCTGGCAGCCAACGGTGGGCAGGGGCCGCGGGGTGTTCCCGCCAGGGCGCCCGGCTGCGGGAGACCGCCCGCGCGACGTGAACCTCAGCCCGGCCAGACACCGGTGAGACGCCGGGTGACGGTCGCGCCCCCGCGGTCGACCGCCGCCTTGACGAAGGCGAAGATCGCGCCTTGCAGCGCCGCCGCGGTGAGCACCTCGGCCCAGGAGCGGTCCTCGTCGGTGGCGTCGGGCGCGTCCTGTTCGTGGCCTAGGGTCTTCCACGCCCGCTTGAACAACGCGCCGGCGATCAGCCCGGAGACCGCGCCCAGGGTCAGGCCCACGGGCTTGTAGACGATTTTCGACGCCTTCACCCGCGCCTCCTCCTGGCGCGGCGCACCAACAGCAACACCCCCATCGCCGCGCCGGCGCCCAGCAGGGGCGCGCGATGGGACCGGGCGGCGCGTGCGGTCCGGCCGGCACGCGCTCGTACCGCCGGGGCCTTCGCGCGGGCCAGCCGCCCGGCGTGGACCGCCTGGAGCCGCATGTGCCGAGCCGCCTTGACGGCCTTGTCCCGGGCCGGCTCCGGGGTCTTCTCCCGGACCAACTCGCCCATCCGGGACGCCGCCTCGTGCGCCTTGGCGCCGGCCTGGCCGGCCCGGCCCCCCAGCCGGCCCTTGACGTCGGTCTTCGCCGTCAGCGCCGCGACGGTGCGGCCCAGTTCCTCGCGCGTCGCCTCGACGCGCTCACGCAGTTCGTCGGTCGTCGGTGACTTGTCGCTCGTCATCGGTGTGCCCTTTCCTTGAGTTCCGCGATGTCGGCCTTGACGCTGTCGATGGTGGCCTCCGGCGCGGGCGGGGCCGCCCGGCCGAACTGCCTGCGGCCCGCCGCGGCCAGTACCGCCGCGACCAGGGCCAGGACTCCCGTGACGACCAGCGCCGCCGCCCACACCGGCAGCGCGAGCGCCAGGCCCGCGACGGCGGCGACGGCGAGCCCCTGCAGCATCAGGACCGCGAAGAGGCCCGCCCCGCCGAACAGACCGCCGCCCCGGCCGAAGCGGCGGCCCTTCCGGGCCATCTCCGCCTGGGCCAGCCGCATTTCCTCGCGTACCAATCGCGACAGCTGCTCCGACGCGCGGGACACCAGTTCGCCCACCCGTTCGTCACCGCCACCGCGGTGCTCGGTCGCGCACACGGGCCTTCACCTGCCTCCGTCTGTACCACGTCCCGTCTTCCGCTCGCCCCCTCACTGCGCGCCTTCCCGGTCCGCACCGGCTCACGCGCGATCACCGTCCCCTCCTGACGTGACCTCAGGCCCCACCGGATCACGCCGCGTTCGGCAGGATGGGGACCATGAAGACAACCTCCATGCCGCAGCCGGGCTCGTCCTGCCGGGGCTCCGCCCTGTCCCTGTGGTCCAAGGACTCGGTGCTCTCCATCGGCTCGGCGGGCTCCGTGCTCTCCATCGGCTCCGTCGGCTCGGTGCTGTCCGTCGGCTCAGTCGGCAGCGCCCTCTCCGCGGGGTCCATCGGTTCCGCCCTGTCGCTGCTGTCCACCGGTTCGTGGCTGAGCGTGGGCTCACTGCTGTCCGCCGGGTCGCGCTGGTCGGTCCTGTCCTGGCGCTCCTCGCACGGTTTCCGCTCCGCGGGCACGGCCGCCGCCGTGGCCGGAGCGGCCGCGCTCGTGCTGCTGGCCCGTTCGGCGGGGGACCCGCCAGCGGAGTGATCACGGGCCCGCCCGGCGTGCCGCGCCGGGGCCCGGCCGGGGTCCGGGGGTTTGGATGGGGCGGCCGCGGACCGGTGGCCGTCGCATCCGACCTGGTCGTGCGTGTCCGCCCTGTCGCTGTGCCCGTCCTGTCCGTGGCGATGCTGGTGGCCGTGGCGCCCTCCGTACAGGCCGCGGACAGCTGGACGCCGCACCGCGACGGCGGCCGGAGCGTACGGCTCGCCGTGTACGACTCCGGGCGCGTCGGCCACGCCGTGATCACCGTCCACCGGGTCGGGCGCGGCTGGGAGGTCGACGCCCTCGTCACCAAGGAGGTCGACGACCCCTCTACCTCGCCACCGACGACGGCGAGGACGGCGGCCAGGGCCGGGAGATCGGCGCCCAGTGCGGCTCCGCCGACACCACCACCCGCATGATCAGCCACACGGAGTTCCGCCGGCTGGACCTCGGCTGGGTCGACGGCGACGGCGTCCCCGTCAGCCGGCGCAGCGTCAGGCTCTGACGGCGTGCGCGGTGTCCGCGACCTCGCCGGAACCGCTGGCCCGCGACCGTAGCGATGGGGTTCGACTGGACGATGGACTGCGAGCGTTGCCTGGAACCCTTGAACCCTCCCCCTGCTGAAGCAGGGGGATTCCTGGCTCAGGAAGCCCCGCAGGTCAGCGACCCGCAAGGTCTTACTCCCTCAACACCAGCCCGGACGGAACCTGCCCGGTTGTGTGCGGCAAAGCTGTGGTGGCTCGTGCTTGGTCCTCGCAACGCGCCGTCGCGCCGGCTTGGCTCTCGCTCAGCACCACACCCACGCTACTCGACGGTCTTTCGCGCTGGGGGCGAAACCCACATTCCTCACCGGCCTGCAGGCCGGGGCATCCTCGGAGGAACCTGGTGATCGAAGGCCCCGAGGGCGGCTACGTGTGCGGACTGTGCCTGTTCACGGTGTAACCCCCCGGGTACAACAGGCGCCGCGAGGAGGAGCTGCGGCCGTCGCGGCCGAACGCCGCCGCCGCACGCTGGAACGCCGCGCCCGCAAGGGGCTGCCGGTCTGACACGGTGGCCATCCGGCACTCCGCGGACCGGCCGCCCGACCCGGAGGCCATGGCCCGGCCGGCGCGCCATGCCCTCCCGCTGAACGGCCCCGACGCGGGCGCGCCCTTCGGTGACCGGCAGCCGTTGGATCGGGCGCTGCGCCGCGCGCGGCCGGCCGTACGGCGTCGGCCTTCCGACCGCCACCCCATACGCCCCGCCGGAGTCGCGGTCCTGCCCCGGTCCACGTCGTACCGGCCGAGGACGACGACGCCCTCGCCTGCCGCGTGGCCTCCTCCTGTTCCCGCCCGCGTGACCCGGATCACAGGCCTCACCTGCATAGCGGGCCGCCCCCCGGCGTCTTTCCCATGACGTAAGGGCGTGGCGAGACCAGGGGGCGGTGCTGATGGGGGATTCCCGGACCGATGGGGGGTTCGACGAGTTCATGGCAGCCCGGTGGTCCGCCCTGTTCCACCTTGCCCGGCTGCTCACCGGGGGTGACCGGCACCGCGCCGAGGACCTGCTGCAAGAGGCCCTGGTCAAGCTGTGGTTCGCCTGGCCGCGCGTCGCGGACCAGGCACCCGAGGCGTACGTGCGCAAGGTGATGGCCCGGGCCGCGGCCCGCTCGGCCCGGCGGCGTTGGTGGGGGGAGCGCCCCGTCGAGCACCTGCCGGAACCGCCCGCCGTCGGCGACGTCTCCGCCGCCGTTGCGGAGCGGTCCCGGCTGGAGGCCGCGCTGAGCCAGCTGCCGGCCGGGCAGCGTGCCGCGGTGGTGCTCCGCTACTACCAGGACCTGCCGGAGGCGCAGGTCGCGGAGGCCCTGGGGTGCCCCCTCGGCACCGCCCGGTCCCACGCGGCACGGGGCGTGGCACGACTGCGCCGGATCCTGTCGGACGCCATCGAGCCGGTGGGCTGAAGGAGAAGCGATGGACCACTTCGAGCGCGAGCTGTCGCGCATGCTGCGCGACTCCGAGCAGTACACCCCCCTTGAGCCCCGGCACCGGGAACGGCTGCGCGACGGCCTACGGGCCCGCCGCCGCGCCCGCGCCGCCTGGCGGGCCGGCGGGTCGGCCGTCGCGGTGGCCGGCCTCGCCGTCGGACTGGCCCTGCTGCCGGGTGCCTTCGCCGCGAACGAGCCCGCCGTCCCGGCCCCGCAGCCGGCCGGCACCCCGCGGGTGACCGGAACGCTC includes:
- a CDS encoding glutamate--cysteine ligase; this translates as MRTVGVEEELLLLDAESGEPRALSTAVLASARRDGTAGRQVFEAELQRQQVEFATRPQSRMEDLAAEIVRWRAEAARHAEESGGAVAALATSPLPVSPQLSTGERYGWLRERYGLTAQEQLTCGCHVHVSVESDEEGVAVLDRIRCWLPVLLALSGNSPFWQGRDSGYASYRSRVWGRWPSAGPVEPFGSAAAYHELVRSMIATGALRDEGMVYFDARLSHTYPTVEVRVADVCLDASGTALLATLVRALVETAARAWRAGEPPSAHGVALLRLATWRAAREGIDGRLVHPVTMEPAPAEAVVRALFDRVRDALEDNGDLVPAQDALAGLLKTGNGARVQRDLLRRTGDLREVAAACVRLTHT
- a CDS encoding DUF4235 domain-containing protein, yielding MKASKIVYKPVGLTLGAVSGLIAGALFKRAWKTLGHEQDAPDATDEDRSWAEVLTAAALQGAIFAFVKAAVDRGGATVTRRLTGVWPG
- a CDS encoding DUF3618 domain-containing protein, translated to MTSDKSPTTDELRERVEATREELGRTVAALTAKTDVKGRLGGRAGQAGAKAHEAASRMGELVREKTPEPARDKAVKAARHMRLQAVHAGRLARAKAPAVRARAGRTARAARSHRAPLLGAGAAMGVLLLVRRARRRRG
- a CDS encoding cellulase, yielding MDHFERELSRMLRDSEQYTPLEPRHRERLRDGLRARRRARAAWRAGGSAVAVAGLAVGLALLPGAFAANEPAVPAPQPAGTPRVTGTLSPSPDGAASTSPASPAMGEGGAYSSATGSDAPTDTPSPPYSGTGEHPGSRSTGADPYGGPPTGTATSTATSPPTGSPPPSGTSTP
- a CDS encoding aldehyde dehydrogenase family protein; translation: MTRYANPGSDDAIMKYQPRYDHWIGGEYVPPARGEYFENPTPVTGETFTEVARGTAEDVERALDAAHAAAPAWGRTSVTERANILNRIADRMEAHLEELAVAESWENGKPVRETLAADIPLAIDHFRYFAGAIRAQEGSLAEIDDDTVAYHFHEPLGVVAQIIPWNFPILMATWKLAPALAAGNAVVIKPAEQTPASIHFWMSLIADLLPPGVVNIVNGFGVEAGKPLASSPRVAKVAFTGETTTGRLIMQYASQNLRPVTLELGGKSPNIFFDDVSSADDDFYDKALEGFTMFALNQGEVCTCPSRALIQGGHYNAFLEAAVTRTEKIVQGHPLDISTMIGAQASNDQLEKILSYFDIGQQEGAKVLTGGERADLGGELAGGYYVRPTILEGDNRMRVFQEEIFGPVVAVTSFGDFDDAIATANDTLYGLGAGVWTRDGSTAYRAGRAIQAGRVWTNCYHAYPAHAAFGGYKQSGIGRETHKMMLDHYQQTKNLLVSYSPKKLGFF
- a CDS encoding STAS domain-containing protein, with translation MSDRFPDLRVHSVPAGPELAGQHESHTRLTILLSPRGAARTEAVLIGELDAATAPEVRHALFAALEAGDGLDLDLRDVTGCDGAGLNALLELRNRAMAAHRTLTVTAVSDTVLRLLDLTGNRGALTPSRPSAHRLGADVRRLYTAVCLALLDAGLPLAQHTGGEDRPVVEAGPRGVVVRWGTLLGTDVTARHAAGPHRRPLHRAVLDALALAGFRTVEDRTATREIIVTALPERTRR
- a CDS encoding SigE family RNA polymerase sigma factor, which produces MGDSRTDGGFDEFMAARWSALFHLARLLTGGDRHRAEDLLQEALVKLWFAWPRVADQAPEAYVRKVMARAAARSARRRWWGERPVEHLPEPPAVGDVSAAVAERSRLEAALSQLPAGQRAAVVLRYYQDLPEAQVAEALGCPLGTARSHAARGVARLRRILSDAIEPVG
- a CDS encoding DUF5133 domain-containing protein, translated to MLLAHPAVLNDLVDRYETLRMLGPGDPEVRRRMADVSYTLCVATGTRDVDTALIAARLRLPGARPEDDSVLA
- a CDS encoding phage holin family protein, with product MCATEHRGGGDERVGELVSRASEQLSRLVREEMRLAQAEMARKGRRFGRGGGLFGGAGLFAVLMLQGLAVAAVAGLALALPVWAAALVVTGVLALVAAVLAAAGRRQFGRAAPPAPEATIDSVKADIAELKERAHR